A window of the Gordonia hongkongensis genome harbors these coding sequences:
- a CDS encoding tyrosine-type recombinase/integrase, translating to MNVVTEQQDWLRARYPDVESKYLFLGLRHHNQGQLPRSYHSYGEKLRQLDKIHGLVDAAGHRLQFSQTHRLRHTRATELLNDGVPIHVVQRYLGHASPEMTLRYAATLEATAEAEFLKHKKIGASGADIGISPSDIYDMTQLSQRTDRVLPNGVCLLPPLKSCDKGNACLTCGHFATDATHLDELTDQRRKTLTLIDVRRRQYHERTGRELTDDNVWIHERRRELASLDAIINRLHAESEQIVAGAGTAQRLPLLQIKTRGSHESALRKADSSEPNDQRGQETK from the coding sequence GTGAACGTGGTCACCGAGCAGCAAGACTGGTTGCGCGCCCGCTACCCCGATGTGGAGTCGAAGTATCTGTTCCTCGGGTTGCGTCACCATAATCAGGGCCAACTGCCCCGCAGCTATCACTCCTACGGTGAGAAGCTGCGTCAACTCGACAAAATTCACGGCCTCGTCGACGCCGCCGGGCACCGGTTGCAATTCTCGCAAACACATCGGCTGCGCCACACCCGTGCCACCGAACTCCTCAACGACGGTGTACCCATTCACGTCGTACAGCGGTACCTCGGGCACGCCTCCCCGGAGATGACGCTGCGATACGCCGCCACCCTAGAAGCGACCGCCGAAGCAGAATTCCTCAAGCACAAGAAGATTGGCGCCTCGGGAGCAGACATCGGGATCAGTCCGTCGGACATCTACGACATGACCCAGCTCTCGCAACGCACCGACCGCGTGCTGCCCAACGGAGTGTGCCTGCTGCCGCCGCTGAAATCCTGCGACAAGGGCAACGCATGCCTGACCTGCGGTCACTTCGCTACCGATGCAACCCATCTCGATGAACTCACCGATCAACGCCGCAAGACCCTCACCCTCATCGACGTGCGTCGCCGCCAGTACCACGAACGCACCGGCCGCGAACTCACCGATGACAACGTGTGGATCCACGAACGTCGCCGCGAACTCGCCTCACTCGACGCAATCATCAACCGTCTACACGCAGAGTCCGAACAGATAGTCGCCGGGGCCGGTACCGCTCAGCGCTTACCGCTGCTGCAGATCAAGACTCGCGGCAGCCATGAATCTGCCCTCCGCAAAGCCGACTCCAGCGAACCTAACGATCAGCGCGGCCAGGAGACAAAGTGA
- a CDS encoding DUF6262 family protein, whose product MSPAVPPPPGEKARLGLARYRKHRSAAKRHDIEKAVRALRKAGAPISVAAVAEKANVSRNTIYKHKDILATIDQYRTHPVNTNESSPSPRESSVVAALRRKLAATQAENAALKAAVAERDTTIAILYGQLDQRQ is encoded by the coding sequence GTGAGTCCAGCCGTGCCGCCACCACCAGGCGAGAAAGCTCGACTCGGTCTGGCCCGCTACCGCAAACACCGGTCGGCAGCCAAACGCCACGACATCGAGAAAGCGGTACGCGCCCTGCGCAAAGCAGGGGCCCCCATCTCCGTGGCAGCCGTCGCTGAGAAGGCCAACGTCTCACGCAACACGATCTACAAGCACAAAGACATCCTCGCCACGATCGACCAGTACCGCACCCACCCGGTCAACACCAACGAAAGCAGTCCGTCCCCACGAGAATCATCGGTCGTGGCTGCTCTGCGTCGCAAACTTGCCGCCACGCAAGCAGAGAACGCTGCACTCAAAGCTGCAGTCGCAGAACGTGACACAACGATCGCGATCCTCTACGGCCAACTCGATCAACGCCAGTGA
- a CDS encoding DUF4192 domain-containing protein: MSSRVPQSVAAVLTAVPGLLGFVPHRSLVILAFADGGERVVATMRYDFARRADGSAHEQVFATLRDLAAITAGYGVTTVAAVIVDDRLRRGDAAHREFAHRMHDILAGCGGLHAGYVVETMAEGQRWCTVWGEEARDGADSDGVLGDPFTSPTATRAAVEQGRTVVASRDRVGADLSPDGCACGGYGFDAHGHTETDPVAAVAAVMGALDGPVDCATAAAVGRALCDLDIRDALLALAGTTAHRHTAANLWQHIARHSIGTVRASAATMLAHLYYVAGEGAMSGIALDEALAADPDWALARLLDEALRAGAHPSVLRSMLDTSADMLALLGVPVEVDAVAAALPA, encoded by the coding sequence GTGTCGAGTCGAGTGCCGCAGTCGGTGGCGGCAGTGCTGACGGCGGTGCCGGGCCTGCTGGGTTTCGTCCCGCACCGTTCGCTGGTGATTCTGGCGTTCGCCGACGGCGGTGAGCGTGTGGTGGCGACGATGCGTTACGACTTCGCTCGGCGCGCGGATGGCAGCGCGCACGAGCAGGTGTTTGCGACGCTGCGGGACCTGGCGGCGATCACCGCCGGCTATGGCGTGACCACGGTGGCGGCGGTGATCGTGGATGACCGGCTGCGCCGCGGCGACGCCGCGCACCGGGAGTTCGCGCACCGGATGCACGACATCCTCGCCGGGTGCGGCGGGCTGCACGCGGGCTATGTGGTCGAGACGATGGCCGAAGGCCAGCGGTGGTGCACGGTGTGGGGAGAGGAGGCCCGCGACGGCGCGGACTCTGATGGGGTGCTCGGTGATCCGTTCACCTCGCCGACGGCCACCCGCGCCGCGGTCGAGCAGGGCCGCACGGTGGTCGCCAGCCGCGACCGGGTCGGTGCCGACCTCAGTCCGGACGGCTGCGCGTGCGGTGGCTATGGGTTCGACGCTCACGGTCACACCGAGACCGATCCGGTCGCTGCGGTCGCAGCGGTGATGGGCGCGTTGGACGGCCCGGTGGACTGTGCGACGGCGGCCGCGGTCGGGCGCGCGTTGTGCGACCTCGACATTCGCGATGCGTTGCTGGCGTTGGCGGGTACGACCGCGCACCGCCACACCGCGGCGAATCTGTGGCAGCACATCGCCCGCCACTCCATCGGCACGGTACGGGCGAGTGCGGCGACGATGCTCGCGCACCTGTACTACGTCGCCGGTGAGGGCGCGATGAGCGGTATCGCATTAGATGAGGCGCTCGCCGCGGATCCGGATTGGGCGTTGGCGCGGCTGCTGGATGAGGCACTGCGGGCAGGCGCGCATCCGAGCGTGCTGCGGTCGATGCTCGACACCAGCGCCGACATGCTCGCACTGCTCGGCGTCCCGGTCGAGGTCGACGCGGTAGCCGCCGCCCTGCCCGCCTGA
- a CDS encoding ImmA/IrrE family metallo-endopeptidase, protein MIEIFGARVRQARVLRRLTATSFADLMGWTNVRQAKLEKSSVMLFTDDEVESMARILRFPTAFFGSEPRTRVATSDLLFRAPKSMTKSEQESLAVFASLTGDFLEDLDAQAKLPPVRLPSVGSRGEQMPVALAAAAVRDVMGLDRHEEIDDLMYEVERIGAPIVVRRRMAGEWESDFAATSSRTERHQGYSTWVGQHRDRPLLVLRESESWERTRFTVAHELGHLVLHSGRSCDVGSEQEQEANRFATEFLAPREAIAAELPKAMSLLNLKPLKDKWGLSLGALIRHLNDTGLIDSKRADMLNRQMRTRKNPATGHSWSMTEPGWDERVVERPRLISKWVERCYGTVSVPMLAARDANVLAPDVLEWLLALQRSAPPSRPVHSRQSMLVAEPYDPEFTPLAPITDLDLWRDRHA, encoded by the coding sequence ATGATCGAGATTTTTGGGGCCCGGGTACGGCAAGCGCGTGTGTTGCGGCGGTTAACGGCAACGTCGTTTGCCGACTTGATGGGCTGGACGAATGTTCGTCAGGCGAAGCTGGAGAAGTCGTCGGTGATGCTGTTCACCGATGATGAGGTGGAGTCTATGGCGAGGATATTGCGTTTCCCGACAGCATTTTTCGGTTCTGAGCCGCGTACTCGGGTGGCGACATCGGATTTGTTGTTCAGGGCTCCGAAGTCGATGACGAAAAGCGAGCAGGAGTCTTTGGCTGTGTTCGCGTCGCTGACGGGCGACTTCCTCGAGGACCTGGACGCGCAGGCGAAGTTGCCGCCGGTGCGGCTGCCGTCGGTTGGTTCTCGCGGCGAGCAGATGCCGGTAGCGCTGGCCGCAGCTGCGGTACGCGATGTGATGGGCCTCGATCGCCACGAGGAGATCGATGACCTGATGTACGAAGTTGAGCGTATTGGCGCACCGATTGTTGTACGTCGACGCATGGCCGGCGAGTGGGAGAGCGACTTCGCGGCGACGTCCTCGCGCACCGAACGTCATCAGGGATACTCGACGTGGGTGGGTCAGCACCGGGATCGGCCGTTGCTGGTGTTGCGGGAATCGGAGTCGTGGGAACGTACTCGGTTCACCGTCGCGCACGAGTTGGGACACCTGGTTCTGCACTCAGGACGCTCGTGTGACGTGGGTTCCGAGCAAGAGCAGGAAGCGAATCGTTTCGCTACGGAGTTTCTCGCGCCCCGGGAAGCGATCGCTGCGGAGTTACCGAAAGCGATGTCGCTGCTGAACCTCAAGCCGCTCAAGGACAAGTGGGGATTGTCGCTGGGTGCGTTGATCCGTCACCTCAACGACACCGGGTTGATCGACTCGAAGCGGGCCGACATGCTCAACCGGCAGATGCGTACTCGGAAGAATCCGGCGACCGGGCATTCGTGGAGTATGACCGAGCCTGGGTGGGATGAGCGTGTCGTGGAGCGGCCGCGGCTAATCTCGAAGTGGGTGGAACGCTGCTACGGGACGGTGTCGGTACCGATGCTCGCCGCACGCGACGCGAACGTGTTGGCTCCCGATGTGTTGGAGTGGTTGCTCGCGCTGCAGCGATCAGCGCCACCGTCACGACCCGTGCACTCCAGGCAGTCGATGTTGGTTGCCGAACCGTATGATCCGGAGTTCACGCCTCTTGCCCCGATCACCGATCTGGATTTGTGGCGCGACCGCCATGCCTGA
- a CDS encoding transposase translates to MARKNYTDEFRQRAVDLYESTPGATLKAIAADLGISRGALKEWVDKLGSDCAAG, encoded by the coding sequence ATGGCAAGGAAGAACTACACGGACGAGTTCCGGCAGCGTGCGGTGGATTTGTACGAGTCCACGCCGGGCGCGACGCTGAAAGCGATCGCGGCCGATTTGGGGATCTCCCGTGGTGCGTTGAAGGAATGGGTCGACAAGCTCGGATCCGACTGCGCCGCCGGGTGA
- a CDS encoding tyrosine-type recombinase/integrase, producing the protein MVLPDGKVSYTVVGSNRLTITEAREYLRFLVEAGASPNTVKSYAYGLAAWWTVLDHTGHKFDDFPTTLFGSYLSYLRTGDLPGTTRIGTPDESRGMAAASLQPRGAAVLSMYKYFADAHDLLTPYRRLFSSHARAARRNPYAGFLTGIGPRRQHEQPIYRRRSPNRTETPVLLPQQVITILDSCSTQQSGTWTGSAAGLRDRLFFAVLAETGMRMGEALSLRHHDFHISGGGTPYVQIVDRGDHPHGMRAKSGGRRIFIGDDLVGIYSEFVWQLVAQGADVVVDDLSTHFVFVNLVRGEKYAAMRPETVYDKVDAIKATHSDLPAEWTPHWFRHTHATALLLSGAPPHVVMRRLGHADVQTTLSIYGWVTEDAEMRSVGQWKSYVAGWKGLHEQHQ; encoded by the coding sequence ATGGTGTTGCCGGACGGGAAGGTGTCCTACACCGTGGTCGGTTCGAATCGCCTCACGATCACCGAGGCCCGCGAGTATCTGCGGTTCCTCGTTGAGGCTGGCGCATCGCCGAACACAGTGAAAAGTTACGCCTACGGGCTGGCCGCGTGGTGGACGGTGCTCGATCACACCGGTCACAAGTTCGACGACTTTCCGACCACGTTGTTCGGTAGCTACCTGTCCTACCTGCGTACCGGTGATCTACCCGGAACCACACGCATCGGCACACCCGATGAGTCGCGCGGGATGGCAGCGGCGTCACTGCAGCCCCGTGGTGCGGCGGTGTTGTCGATGTACAAGTACTTCGCCGACGCCCACGACCTGCTCACCCCGTACCGTCGGCTGTTCTCCTCACATGCCCGTGCCGCCCGGCGTAATCCGTACGCAGGGTTCTTGACCGGTATCGGGCCGCGCCGACAACACGAGCAACCTATCTACCGGCGTAGGTCACCCAACCGCACGGAGACACCGGTGTTGTTGCCGCAGCAGGTGATAACGATCCTTGATTCGTGCTCGACCCAACAGTCCGGGACGTGGACAGGTAGCGCGGCCGGACTACGGGATCGTCTGTTCTTCGCGGTGTTAGCCGAGACGGGCATGCGGATGGGTGAGGCATTGAGTTTGCGCCATCACGACTTCCACATCAGTGGTGGTGGCACACCGTATGTGCAGATCGTCGACCGCGGCGACCATCCACATGGGATGCGTGCGAAGTCGGGTGGTCGTCGCATCTTCATCGGTGACGACCTCGTCGGGATCTACAGCGAGTTCGTGTGGCAACTCGTTGCGCAAGGCGCTGATGTGGTGGTCGACGACCTGTCGACCCATTTCGTATTCGTCAACCTCGTGCGCGGTGAGAAGTATGCGGCGATGCGCCCGGAAACGGTGTACGACAAGGTCGATGCCATCAAGGCCACCCATTCGGACTTGCCCGCCGAGTGGACACCGCACTGGTTTCGCCACACCCACGCAACCGCATTGCTGCTCAGCGGCGCTCCGCCGCATGTGGTGATGCGCAGGCTTGGCCACGCCGATGTGCAAACAACGCTGTCGATCTACGGGTGGGTGACCGAGGACGCAGAGATGCGGTCGGTCGGGCAGTGGAAGAGCTATGTCGCCGGGTGGAAAGGCCTTCATGAGCAACATCAGTGA
- a CDS encoding alcohol dehydrogenase catalytic domain-containing protein has translation MANGNRAVLFDSPKHMKVEELDFPKLEMPNGKKAPHGAILKMVATNICGSDLHIYRGSFPVPQGMVMGHEMTGEVVEVGPDVEFLTEGDLVSVPFNVACGRCRNCRARRTEVCETTNADVSCAAYGFNLGNWDGGQAEYLFVPYADFQLLRFPDKDQAMEKIRDLALLSDILPTAFHGLMEAGAKPGSTVYIAGAGPVGRCGAAAARLLGASCIIVGDYHQDRLDLVKSNGCETIDLSQDIPLTDQIEAILGEPMVDCAVDYVGTEAHGIGADAQSMDPANAINQVLDATRAGGATGVIGVYGPDPLAASKDEQQGTYPIDFGKAWIKSPRVTAGQAPIMHYNRELMMAILWDRMPYLSAMLNTQVISLDEAPAAYETFDQGSPNKFIIDPHGMLSA, from the coding sequence ATGGCAAACGGCAATCGTGCAGTACTGTTCGACAGCCCGAAACACATGAAAGTCGAGGAACTCGACTTCCCCAAGTTGGAGATGCCGAATGGCAAGAAGGCGCCACATGGCGCCATCCTGAAGATGGTCGCGACGAACATTTGCGGCAGCGACCTACACATCTACCGTGGGTCCTTTCCCGTTCCCCAGGGCATGGTCATGGGACACGAGATGACCGGCGAGGTCGTCGAGGTCGGCCCGGACGTGGAGTTTCTGACCGAGGGCGATCTGGTCTCGGTACCGTTCAACGTTGCGTGCGGACGATGTCGAAACTGCCGCGCGCGTCGCACAGAGGTCTGCGAGACGACCAACGCAGATGTGAGTTGCGCCGCCTACGGCTTCAATCTCGGAAACTGGGACGGCGGACAGGCCGAATATCTGTTCGTGCCGTACGCCGACTTCCAGCTCCTGCGCTTCCCCGACAAAGACCAGGCCATGGAGAAGATCCGAGATCTCGCCTTGCTCTCGGACATTCTGCCGACCGCGTTTCACGGACTCATGGAAGCGGGCGCCAAACCAGGATCCACCGTCTATATCGCCGGCGCTGGCCCCGTCGGGCGCTGCGGAGCCGCGGCGGCACGACTGCTCGGGGCCTCGTGCATCATCGTCGGCGACTACCATCAAGACCGGTTGGACCTGGTCAAAAGCAACGGCTGCGAGACTATTGATCTCAGTCAAGACATCCCCCTCACCGATCAGATCGAGGCAATCCTCGGCGAGCCCATGGTCGATTGCGCCGTCGACTATGTCGGCACCGAAGCTCACGGTATCGGTGCTGACGCGCAGTCCATGGACCCCGCAAACGCGATCAATCAGGTTCTCGACGCCACCAGGGCCGGCGGAGCTACTGGCGTTATCGGCGTCTATGGACCCGACCCACTTGCCGCGTCGAAGGATGAGCAACAGGGCACCTATCCGATCGACTTCGGTAAGGCCTGGATCAAGTCGCCACGCGTGACGGCAGGGCAGGCACCGATCATGCACTACAACCGCGAACTGATGATGGCCATCCTCTGGGACCGCATGCCCTACCTCAGCGCAATGCTCAACACCCAGGTCATCAGCCTCGACGAGGCGCCCGCCGCCTACGAGACCTTCGACCAGGGCTCGCCGAACAAATTCATCATCGACCCCCACGGGATGCTCTCAGCCTGA